A portion of the Bacillus oleivorans genome contains these proteins:
- a CDS encoding tetratricopeptide repeat protein, protein MSISEQCLITYENGDFDKANQLYQQILKTGMPEDQLQLADGLQHLGFLEEALSLFEALHIQFPDEGEIKLALAETLQDLGREDEALIYTSSIEADDPVYPQALLMEADFYQAQGLFEVSEEKLMRAKKILPDEPVIDFALGELYAAEGKWLEAIECYERVETNPNKDDLEINKPLALALTSAGKFEEALDFYEKALDEKLDSDTLFGYGFAAEKAGYNQTAIEKWTELKELDPDYFSVHLLLARVYEKEEMLNESLLAVKEGIEKDPFHKELFYYAGKLSLKLGYEEEAESYFREALAIDPSYLDALQTFVKLLIHLERYEEAVNMITAYQGEGEEHPELTWDLSFCLHHLERYEDALTEYQRAYTYFKNKKEFLLDYGEFLMEYGLRNDASKIFSDALAIDPTDIEVRDILERLSEE, encoded by the coding sequence GTGTCAATCTCAGAACAATGTTTGATTACCTATGAAAATGGGGACTTTGATAAAGCTAATCAGTTATATCAACAAATATTAAAGACAGGTATGCCAGAGGACCAACTTCAGTTGGCAGATGGACTGCAGCATCTCGGTTTTTTAGAAGAAGCACTTTCGTTATTTGAAGCACTTCATATACAATTTCCTGACGAGGGTGAAATAAAGCTTGCCCTTGCGGAAACTTTACAGGATTTAGGGCGTGAGGATGAAGCCTTAATCTACACATCTTCAATTGAGGCAGATGATCCTGTATATCCCCAGGCATTATTAATGGAAGCTGATTTTTATCAGGCCCAAGGGCTGTTTGAAGTAAGTGAAGAAAAGCTCATGCGGGCTAAAAAAATCCTTCCTGATGAGCCTGTTATCGATTTCGCTTTAGGTGAACTTTATGCGGCTGAAGGAAAGTGGCTAGAAGCGATTGAATGTTATGAACGCGTTGAAACTAATCCAAATAAAGATGACTTAGAAATCAATAAGCCACTTGCCTTAGCCTTAACATCAGCTGGCAAATTTGAAGAAGCCCTTGACTTTTATGAAAAAGCTTTAGATGAAAAATTAGACTCAGATACATTATTCGGTTACGGTTTTGCAGCTGAGAAAGCGGGTTATAATCAAACAGCTATTGAAAAGTGGACCGAACTTAAAGAATTAGATCCAGATTATTTTTCCGTTCATCTTTTGCTGGCTAGAGTTTATGAAAAAGAAGAAATGTTAAACGAAAGTTTGCTTGCTGTAAAAGAAGGGATTGAAAAAGATCCGTTTCATAAAGAATTATTTTATTACGCAGGTAAACTATCCTTAAAGCTGGGTTATGAAGAAGAGGCCGAAAGCTATTTCAGGGAAGCGTTAGCAATTGATCCTTCTTACCTCGATGCATTGCAAACCTTTGTTAAGCTTCTGATTCACCTGGAAAGGTATGAGGAAGCGGTAAATATGATCACTGCCTATCAGGGTGAGGGTGAGGAGCATCCAGAATTGACGTGGGACCTTAGCTTTTGCCTCCACCATCTTGAACGATATGAGGATGCATTAACTGAATACCAGCGTGCATATACTTACTTTAAGAATAAGAAAGAGTTCCTATTAGACTATGGAGAGTTCCTAATGGAATACGGTTTACGGAACGATGCTTCGAAGATTTTTTCAGATGCTCTAGCCATTGACCCTACTGATATAGAGGTAAGAGACATACTTGAGCGATTAAGCGAAGAGTAA
- a CDS encoding ReoY family proteolytic degradation factor, with protein sequence MSTPVSVHEKKDFIRWFLNNYQLKRRECVWILNYLMSHDQLMAKVHFVDQAQYCPRGLIMSTHCVEEPPFKFYKGNVMTTDAEKSFHDIRLNRDEDIYIQLNFRQSRHSYQFVAVLEENPYVPKHLQENEKDRIIAEKLLENSLKTFQKERLLKEIDNALDQQDRERFIKLTKELNRIMNG encoded by the coding sequence ATGTCAACCCCTGTTTCTGTCCATGAAAAAAAAGACTTTATCCGTTGGTTTTTAAACAATTACCAGCTCAAAAGAAGAGAGTGTGTTTGGATACTTAATTATTTGATGAGTCATGACCAGCTGATGGCAAAGGTTCACTTTGTTGACCAGGCTCAGTACTGTCCGCGCGGACTAATCATGTCTACTCATTGTGTCGAGGAACCTCCATTCAAGTTTTACAAAGGCAATGTAATGACAACAGACGCAGAAAAATCATTTCATGATATCCGCTTAAATCGGGATGAAGACATTTATATCCAATTAAATTTTAGGCAGTCACGCCATTCTTATCAGTTTGTGGCTGTGCTTGAGGAAAATCCTTATGTTCCAAAGCATCTGCAGGAAAATGAAAAAGACAGGATTATTGCAGAAAAACTTCTTGAAAATAGTCTAAAAACATTTCAAAAAGAACGGCTGTTAAAAGAGATAGATAACGCACTGGATCAGCAAGATCGTGAGCGGTTTATAAAGCTGACAAAAGAATTAAATCGGATTATGAACGGATAA
- a CDS encoding DUF2487 family protein, giving the protein MQWNAKDLSSFKEVREYIDTAIIPLLPISLKKDDLVQTGSMVELTTHVTRSIQTQFTGRTLLFPPYTYFRQEDFAKKSIRLKEWEQTIEKERFKHIFYFTSDLDWKQYETGQSNECFILPMVPLESMEEQFKRSMVDDQVKHFIPLIVQKWQLP; this is encoded by the coding sequence TTGCAATGGAATGCGAAGGATCTTTCCTCTTTTAAAGAAGTGAGAGAATACATAGATACAGCTATTATCCCTCTTTTGCCCATTTCCTTAAAAAAAGATGATTTAGTTCAGACCGGTTCAATGGTTGAATTGACAACCCACGTAACCAGGTCGATACAAACTCAATTTACTGGAAGAACACTTCTCTTCCCGCCGTATACATATTTTCGCCAAGAAGATTTTGCTAAAAAAAGCATACGTTTGAAGGAATGGGAGCAAACTATCGAAAAAGAGAGGTTTAAACATATATTTTATTTCACCTCTGACTTAGATTGGAAGCAATACGAAACAGGGCAAAGCAATGAATGTTTTATTCTGCCAATGGTTCCTCTTGAATCAATGGAAGAACAATTTAAACGGTCAATGGTGGACGATCAGGTTAAACATTTTATCCCTTTAATTGTGCAAAAATGGCAACTGCCATAA
- a CDS encoding ubiquinol-cytochrome c reductase iron-sulfur subunit yields MSKHRVSRRQFLSYTLTGVGGFMGAAMIMPMVRFAVDPVLKAAGASDYIATDVKVADLTTEPTRVDFSYEQQDAWYTSTVTNTAWVYKNDNGEIVALSPICKHLGCTVDWNTDKSNPNQFFCPCHYGRYTKDGKNVPGTPPIAPLDVYEYQEKDGYLYLGATKPNPIGQGA; encoded by the coding sequence ATGAGCAAGCATCGTGTTTCAAGACGTCAGTTCCTCAGTTATACACTCACTGGTGTAGGCGGTTTCATGGGTGCTGCCATGATCATGCCAATGGTTCGCTTTGCAGTAGACCCTGTTCTGAAAGCAGCAGGCGCAAGCGATTATATCGCAACCGACGTGAAGGTTGCTGACTTGACAACTGAACCTACTCGTGTGGATTTTTCCTACGAGCAGCAAGATGCATGGTATACATCTACTGTAACCAACACAGCCTGGGTGTATAAAAACGATAATGGAGAAATCGTAGCACTTTCTCCAATTTGTAAGCATTTAGGGTGTACAGTTGACTGGAATACGGATAAATCGAATCCAAATCAGTTTTTCTGTCCTTGCCACTATGGGCGCTATACAAAGGATGGCAAAAACGTTCCGGGTACTCCGCCAATTGCACCGCTTGATGTTTATGAGTATCAGGAAAAAGACGGTTATCTTTATTTAGGCGCAACAAAGCCTAATCCAATTGGACAGGGGGCGTAA
- the qcrB gene encoding menaquinol-cytochrome c reductase cytochrome b subunit, which translates to MLNKIYDWVDERLDITPLWRDIADHEVPEHVNPAHHFSAFVYCFGGLTFFIVVIQILSGMFLTMYYVPDVINAWESVYYLQYEVAFGQIVRGMHHWGASLVIVMMFLHTLRVFFQGAYKKPRELNWIVGVLIFFVMLGLGFTGYLLPWDMKALFATKVGLQIAESVPLIGEQIKILLAGDSQILGAQTLTRFFAIHVFFLPAALLALVGAHFLMIRKQGISGPL; encoded by the coding sequence ATGCTAAACAAGATTTATGACTGGGTAGACGAGCGCTTAGATATTACGCCTCTTTGGCGCGACATTGCAGATCATGAAGTACCAGAGCATGTTAATCCAGCTCACCATTTTTCAGCATTTGTTTATTGTTTTGGTGGACTTACATTTTTTATAGTTGTTATTCAGATCTTATCTGGGATGTTTTTAACCATGTACTATGTTCCAGATGTCATCAATGCTTGGGAATCCGTATACTATCTGCAATATGAAGTGGCGTTCGGACAAATTGTTAGGGGAATGCACCACTGGGGAGCAAGCCTCGTTATCGTTATGATGTTCTTACATACTTTACGTGTTTTCTTCCAAGGTGCTTATAAAAAACCTCGTGAATTAAACTGGATTGTTGGAGTTTTAATTTTCTTTGTAATGCTTGGACTAGGATTTACAGGGTACTTATTACCATGGGATATGAAGGCTTTATTCGCAACGAAAGTTGGTCTTCAAATAGCAGAGTCGGTGCCGTTAATCGGTGAACAAATTAAGATTTTACTCGCAGGTGACTCCCAAATTCTTGGAGCCCAAACGTTAACTCGTTTCTTTGCGATTCATGTCTTCTTCTTACCGGCTGCGTTGCTCGCATTAGTGGGTGCCCACTTCCTAATGATCCGGAAGCAAGGTATTTCAGGTCCACTATAA
- a CDS encoding menaquinol-cytochrome c reductase cytochrome b/c subunit, with the protein MHRGKGMKFVGDSRVKANDRKPNIPKDYSEYPGKTEAFYPNFLLREWMVGAVFLVGFLILTAAHPSPLERVADPTDTAYIPLPDWYFLFLYQLLKYTYASGPYNIIGALVIPGLAFGALLLAPFIDRGPERRPGKRPLATGFMLLAVASVIYLTWESVVTHDWEAAAKQGEIVAEVEIDTESEGYQIYSGQACITCHGTDMQGGPGAPAIVDTGLTADEIIEIINNGRGAMPAGQFQGSDEDKQKLAEFIESLIAE; encoded by the coding sequence ATGCATCGCGGAAAAGGGATGAAATTTGTTGGCGATTCACGTGTAAAAGCAAATGACAGAAAGCCAAACATACCAAAAGATTATTCCGAGTATCCTGGTAAAACAGAAGCCTTTTATCCTAACTTCCTTTTAAGAGAATGGATGGTTGGAGCTGTTTTCCTAGTGGGATTTTTAATTTTAACGGCTGCTCACCCTTCACCACTAGAGCGTGTAGCCGATCCGACTGATACAGCCTATATTCCGTTACCTGACTGGTATTTCTTATTCTTGTATCAGTTGCTTAAATATACGTATGCATCTGGTCCTTATAACATAATCGGTGCACTCGTTATCCCTGGATTAGCTTTTGGTGCATTACTCTTGGCGCCATTTATCGATAGAGGCCCAGAAAGAAGACCTGGTAAACGCCCATTAGCAACAGGGTTTATGCTATTAGCAGTAGCATCCGTTATTTATTTAACTTGGGAATCAGTTGTTACTCATGACTGGGAAGCTGCAGCCAAACAAGGTGAAATTGTAGCAGAAGTTGAAATTGATACAGAATCAGAAGGATATCAAATCTACTCAGGTCAAGCATGTATCACATGTCACGGTACAGATATGCAAGGCGGACCTGGTGCGCCAGCTATAGTTGATACAGGACTTACGGCTGATGAAATTATTGAGATTATCAATAATGGCCGTGGAGCAATGCCTGCCGGCCAATTCCAAGGTTCAGACGAAGATAAGCAAAAGCTTGCTGAGTTTATCGAAAGTTTAATAGCTGAATAA